In Aerosakkonema funiforme FACHB-1375, the genomic stretch AAGGGTTTCAGCGTTATTTTGCTATTGTACAGTTTGCATTTAACCCTGTTACACAGGCATATAACACAAAGAAATTGACCTAAATCTGACCTAAGCGTTAAATAGCTTCTGATACTCTTCTGCCTAGTTAGCGGGGATTCCACATAAAATCGTGCCATCACGTCTTACAGGCGATTCTGGTAGGAGTGCGATCCTATTAGCAAGCAAACCGTCATTGGGCAATAGCGCGAGTACGGTTTTCCGCACATAAAATTGACGAAATAAAAAGGATAGCAGTTGTATTTCTACTATCCTTCATTGATTGAATTGAGTTACTAGAACAAATCAGGTACTTCTACACGATTGATGATACCTGCATAATTGTTATAGATTGTTTGAATTCCATCAAGAATGTAGCAAGGCCCCTCCCCTCTTTCAATGAAAGCACTAAAACGGTTTTTAAAATCCATTTCCGGGAAAGTGGGCCTTATCCTCACCATCACCATCATCCTTCTTTCCCTTTTAGCCCCCATCCTCCATCCCTACGATCCCGCTACGGACAGAAATTATCTGGTGCGGTTGCAATCTCCCACTCCCGAACATTGGTTTGGTACTGATGGATTGGGACGAGATATTTTAGTTTTGGTGTGGTACGGGATGCGAACTTCTCTATCGGTCGGACTGATATCGGTGGGATTGGGACTGATAGCAGGATTAATTTTGGGATTGATTGCTGGGTATTTCCGAGGTTATCTCGAAACAGTAATTGGTTGGTTGACGGATATTTTGTTGGCTTTTCCATCTATATTATTAGCGATCGCGATCGTCACCGTTATCGGCCCCAGTTTGCCAAGCGT encodes the following:
- a CDS encoding ABC transporter permease, which codes for MKALKRFLKSISGKVGLILTITIILLSLLAPILHPYDPATDRNYLVRLQSPTPEHWFGTDGLGRDILVLVWYGMRTSLSVGLISVGLGLIAGLILGLIAGYFRGYLETVIGWLTDILLAFPSILLAIAIVTVIGPSLPSVMLAVAVVQVPIYIRLTRSMVLSLREREFVQAVKALGASPTRIIFYHILPSTLSPIVVQATLSIGTATLEAAGLGFLGLGAQPPTPELGTMLSDAFKGGYSLSSPWTTIFPGLFITLTVLAFNLLGDGLRDSLDPRT